One genomic window of Longimicrobium sp. includes the following:
- the polA gene encoding DNA polymerase I has protein sequence MVEKPDKTRPRLYLIDGYALIYRAFFALVSRPLVSSRGENTSAAWGVTRFLLKVIEKHEPDYLGMVFDAGSSDRHIVYPAYKATREKMPDELEASLPRIRSLVEAFRIPVLELEGYEADDVIGTLADKAADAGLEAVIVSGDKDFYQLIRPHVCLLNPGRGGPAAVEEEWVDTRNAHERLGVPPERVVDYLGLIGDSSDNVPGVPGIGPKTAIQLIEEYGPVEEILAHAAEVKGKRARESLQAFGGDALLSKQLVTIRTDLPLELDLESMQLQQPDRARLRELFLELEFHTLIRDYAAPEEEKQRERMPTDYKLLDSPAQVLEVVRRAREQGFFSVDTETSSTDPMRAELCGISLALKEGEAFYLPFRHRLPSPAQGDLLGGAGDPSPESRKQQGPKNLPALESPEMRELVALLEDPGVRKVGQNLKYDFLVFRREGIALAGIDFDTMVASYLLEPGRREHGLDSLALQHLDHKTIAYDEVTGKGKAQVEFAEVELRRAADYAAEDADVALRLYGRFRPELERLHLDRLFRDIEMPLVTVLAEMEWNGIRIDEGFFAVMGGQLRAQLREVQAAIYAEAGQEFNIGSTPQLREILFGKLGLPVVKKTKTGASTDVDVLQALAAEGHRLPELLMQHRQIDKLLGTYIDALPRSVNPETGRIHTSFNQTVAATGRLASSDPNLQNIPIRTDMGAEIRRGFIPAEGMRFVSADYSQIELRILAHYSGDEAFVEAFRAGADIHRQTAALIFGVDPGAVTREMRDRAKTVNFAVIYGIGPFALGQKLGMSTAEAKEFIDEYFRRFPGVRRYLDEQMEKARTIGYVETLTGRRRYIPEINARNFNVRSFGERAATNAPIQGSSADLIKIAMIAIQKELEARQSPAKMLVQVHDELLFEVPAGQEEPYLELVRDRMENAAELTVPLKVESGVGDNWLETK, from the coding sequence ATGGTGGAAAAGCCCGACAAGACCCGCCCGCGACTGTACCTGATCGACGGCTACGCGCTCATCTACCGCGCCTTCTTCGCGCTGGTGTCGCGGCCGCTCGTCTCCTCCCGGGGCGAGAACACCTCCGCCGCGTGGGGGGTGACGCGCTTCCTGCTCAAGGTGATCGAGAAGCACGAGCCCGATTACCTGGGGATGGTGTTCGACGCGGGGAGCAGCGACCGGCACATCGTCTACCCCGCCTACAAGGCCACCCGCGAGAAGATGCCCGACGAGCTGGAGGCGTCGCTGCCGCGCATCCGCTCCCTGGTGGAGGCGTTCCGCATCCCCGTGCTGGAGCTCGAGGGCTACGAGGCCGACGACGTGATCGGCACCCTGGCGGACAAGGCGGCCGACGCGGGGCTGGAGGCCGTGATCGTCTCGGGCGACAAGGACTTCTACCAGCTCATCCGCCCCCACGTGTGCCTGCTGAACCCGGGGCGCGGCGGCCCGGCGGCGGTGGAGGAGGAGTGGGTGGACACGCGCAACGCCCACGAGCGCCTGGGGGTGCCGCCCGAGCGCGTGGTCGACTACCTGGGGCTGATCGGCGACTCCAGCGACAACGTCCCCGGCGTCCCCGGGATCGGGCCCAAGACGGCGATCCAGCTGATCGAGGAGTACGGGCCCGTGGAGGAGATCCTGGCCCACGCCGCCGAGGTCAAGGGCAAGCGCGCGCGGGAGTCGCTGCAGGCGTTCGGGGGCGACGCCCTCCTCTCCAAGCAGCTGGTCACCATCCGCACCGACCTGCCGCTGGAGCTGGACCTGGAGAGCATGCAGCTGCAGCAGCCCGACCGCGCGCGGCTGCGCGAGCTGTTCCTGGAGCTGGAGTTCCACACGCTCATCCGCGATTACGCCGCGCCCGAGGAGGAGAAGCAGCGCGAGCGGATGCCGACGGACTACAAGCTGCTCGACTCGCCCGCGCAGGTGCTCGAGGTGGTGCGCCGCGCGCGCGAGCAGGGGTTCTTCTCGGTGGACACGGAGACCAGCAGCACCGACCCGATGCGCGCGGAGCTGTGCGGGATCTCGCTGGCGCTGAAGGAGGGCGAGGCCTTCTACCTCCCCTTCCGCCATCGGCTGCCCAGCCCCGCGCAGGGCGACCTGCTGGGCGGCGCGGGAGACCCGTCGCCCGAGTCACGGAAGCAGCAGGGGCCGAAGAACCTCCCCGCGCTCGAGTCGCCGGAGATGCGCGAGCTGGTGGCGCTGCTGGAGGACCCTGGGGTGCGCAAGGTGGGGCAGAACCTCAAGTACGACTTCCTGGTCTTCCGCCGGGAGGGGATCGCGCTGGCCGGGATCGACTTCGACACCATGGTCGCCAGCTACCTGCTGGAGCCGGGCCGCCGCGAGCACGGGCTGGACTCGCTGGCGCTCCAGCACCTGGACCACAAGACCATCGCCTACGACGAGGTGACGGGGAAAGGGAAGGCGCAGGTCGAGTTCGCGGAGGTGGAGCTGCGCCGGGCGGCCGACTACGCGGCGGAGGACGCCGACGTGGCGCTCAGGCTGTACGGACGCTTCCGGCCCGAGCTGGAGCGGCTGCACCTGGACCGGCTCTTCCGCGACATCGAGATGCCGCTGGTCACCGTTCTGGCCGAGATGGAGTGGAACGGCATCCGCATCGACGAGGGCTTCTTCGCGGTGATGGGCGGGCAGCTGCGCGCCCAGCTGCGCGAGGTGCAGGCGGCGATCTACGCCGAGGCCGGGCAGGAGTTCAACATCGGCTCCACGCCGCAGCTGCGCGAGATCCTCTTCGGCAAGCTGGGGCTGCCGGTGGTGAAGAAGACCAAGACGGGCGCCAGCACCGACGTGGACGTGCTGCAGGCGCTGGCCGCCGAGGGGCACCGCCTCCCCGAGCTGCTGATGCAGCACCGGCAGATCGACAAGCTGCTGGGCACCTACATCGACGCGCTGCCGCGGAGCGTGAACCCCGAGACGGGGCGCATCCACACCTCGTTCAACCAGACGGTGGCGGCCACGGGGCGCCTGGCGTCGTCCGACCCCAACCTGCAGAACATCCCGATCCGCACCGACATGGGGGCCGAGATCCGCCGCGGCTTCATCCCGGCGGAGGGGATGCGCTTCGTCTCGGCCGACTACTCGCAGATCGAGCTGCGCATCCTGGCGCACTACTCGGGCGACGAGGCGTTCGTGGAAGCGTTCCGCGCGGGCGCCGACATCCACCGGCAGACGGCGGCGCTCATCTTCGGTGTGGACCCGGGCGCGGTGACGCGCGAGATGCGCGACCGGGCCAAGACGGTGAACTTCGCGGTGATCTACGGGATCGGCCCCTTCGCGCTCGGCCAGAAGCTGGGGATGAGCACCGCCGAGGCCAAGGAGTTCATCGACGAGTACTTCCGGCGCTTCCCCGGGGTGCGGCGCTACCTGGACGAGCAGATGGAGAAGGCGCGCACCATCGGCTACGTGGAGACGCTCACGGGCCGGCGGCGCTACATCCCCGAGATCAACGCGCGCAACTTCAACGTGCGCTCCTTCGGCGAGCGCGCGGCCACCAACGCCCCGATCCAGGGCAGCTCGGCCGACCTGATAAAGATCGCCATGATCGCTATCCAGAAGGAGCTGGAGGCGAGGCAGAGCCCCGCGAAGATGCTGGTGCAGGTGCACGACGAGCTCCTCTTCGAGGTCCCCGCCGGCCAGGAGGAGCCCTACCTGGAACTGGTGCGCGACCGCATGGAGAACGCCGCCGAGCTCACCGTCCCCCTCAAGGTGGAGAGCGGCGTCGGCGACAACTGGCTGGAGACGAAGTAG